A region of Salvia splendens isolate huo1 chromosome 17, SspV2, whole genome shotgun sequence DNA encodes the following proteins:
- the LOC121774247 gene encoding cyclic nucleotide-gated cation channel beta-1-like: MGRKEFATKINPPSTRHERTPEPQQLREEPPPNPQPSEQAPPAPPMVSLDTMAEFLRLQDPTRNWATELANFNLARGQGRVTGANPTVAISVTSAQPTSPLPSTILISSTIPQGENPLVEATTSEPAESSPTHQEMEPMEVEAIAAYYDSDPEERSERLRKEKQDREGGGIVEETPVVEPVRQEIVREEIDLNESARKRNLMTDTEFEAIVEEVTRREEGTASMPEGQVSQSIGETEGVQDEVRETEPVDFQPEAGDDEMQVEEERPATEIQESEPVAPPVIKPKAVKRKLVLKGEPKARQPKPQSQRCLGKWAASKRILP; this comes from the exons ATGGGAAGAAAGGAGTTCGCTACCAAGATTAACCCTCCTTCAACCCGCCACGAGAGAACCCCTGAACCACAACAACTGCGGGAAGAACCACCGCCAAACCCACAACCGTCAGAACAGGCACCACCAGCCCCACCTATGGTATCCCTAGACACAATGGCGGAGTTCCTCCGGTTACAAGATCCGACGAGGAACTGGGCGACAGAGTTGGCGAATTTCAACCTAGCCAGAGGACAAGGTCGTGTAACCGGAGCGAATCCGACAGTGGCCATATCAGTAACAAGCGCTCAACCTACATCGCCGCTTCCATCTACTATCCTGATTTCCTCCACGATTCCACAAGGAGAAAACCCTCTCGTCGAAGCCACAACATCGGAGCCTGCAGAATCCTCTCCGACTCATCAAGAAATGGAACCCATGGAGGTTGAGGCCATTGCGGCCTATTATGATTCTGATCCGGAGGAGAGATCGGAAAGGTTGAGAAAGGAGAAGCAAGACCGAGAGGGAGGAGGTATAGTGGAGGAAACGCCGGTTGTAGAACCCGTCCGTCAGGAAATAGTGAGGGAGGAAATAGATCTAAACGAGTCAGCACGGAAGCGCAACCTCATGACCGATACAGAGTTCGAAGCGATTGTGGAAGAAGTTACTCGTAGAGAAGAAGGCACTGCCTCGATGCCAGAGGGTCAAGTCTCCCAGTCAATAGGAGAAACAGAGGGAGTGCAGGATGAAGTAAGAGAAACTGAGCCCGTGGATTTCCAACCGGAAGCAGGGGACGATGAAATGCAAGTGGAGGAGGAAAGACCAGCAACAGAAATCCAAGAATCAGAACCAGTGGCACCACCAGTAATCAAACCGAAGGCAGTAAAAAGGAAattggtgttgaagggcgaaCCTAAGGCTAGACAGCCAAAGCCGCAATCGCAACGATGCTTAGggaagtgggcagctagtaag AGGATACTGCCATAg